TTCAAGCTGTTGCAAACAAAGTTTTTGAATCCATTGCGATGGCAAAAGTTTCAGCATCTGGAGAAGAAGCAAGAGAAAATAATTTCTTAGACTTCGCAGATGGTGTAAGTGTCAACTCGGATCATCAACTATATGATGCAAAACAAGCAGTGTTGGCATTAGCTGCGGCAGGATATAAACCACCTTTACGAGAAAAAGTACCGGTTGTAGGCGAAACGGGTTATGCAACGTTATTGTTAGCGGCGCAAAACTTATTGCAATCAGGCTTTATAAGCGAACATGATCTATTTATTGCGAAGAAGTTGGCTTATGTTATCGCAGGAGGGAATGTCCCATACGGCACATTAGTGGATGAACAATACCTACTAAATCTTGAAAGAGAAGCATTCATTAGCCTTGTTGGGCATCCGAAATCGCAAGAGAGAATGCAACATATGCTCATGAAAGGAAAACCGCTACGTAACTAACAGTATGTAGCGACAAAGGGGGAAATCATATGCGTGAAGCCGTTATCGTAGCTGGTGCAAGAACACCGATTGGAAAAGCGAAGAAAGGATCATTAGCGACGGTTAGACCTGATGATTTGGGTGCTTTAGTCGTTAAAGAAACATTAAAAAGATCAGGATATGAAGGTCCAATAGATGATTTAATCTTAGGTTGTGCTATGCCTGAAGCAGAACAAGGCATGAACGTTGCACGTAATATTGGTGCACTGGCTGGTCTACCAGACACTACGCCTGCTATTACAGTGAATCGTTTCTGCTCATCTGGTTTACAAGCAATAGCTTACGCTGCAGAACGAGTGATGCTTGGTCATTCAACAGCCATTCTTGCAGGCGGTATCGAATCTATGAGTATGGTACCTATGATGGGAAATGTCATTCGTCCAAACGTGAAGCTGGCTGAAGAAGCACCACAATATTATATGAGTATGGGGCATACAGCTGAAGAGGTTGCTAAGAAATATGAAGTAAGTCGAGAGGATCAAGATGCATTTGCCGTTCGCTCACATGAACGTGCAGCAAAAGCAATTGCAGAAGGAAAGTTTGTTGATGAAATTGTTCCTGTAGAAGTAGAAAGACATTATGTGGATGAAAATAATAAACCACAGGTGAAAAAATTTACCTTC
This window of the Rummeliibacillus pycnus genome carries:
- a CDS encoding acetyl-CoA C-acetyltransferase, translated to MREAVIVAGARTPIGKAKKGSLATVRPDDLGALVVKETLKRSGYEGPIDDLILGCAMPEAEQGMNVARNIGALAGLPDTTPAITVNRFCSSGLQAIAYAAERVMLGHSTAILAGGIESMSMVPMMGNVIRPNVKLAEEAPQYYMSMGHTAEEVAKKYEVSREDQDAFAVRSHERAAKAIAEGKFVDEIVPVEVERHYVDENNKPQVKKFTFAMDEGVRVGTSTETLGKLRPAFSVTGSVTAGNASQTSDGAGAVLVMDREEAEKQGLKPMAKFLGFTVGGVPPEVMGIGPIVAVPKALKIAGLSIDDIDLWEINEAFASQSIQVVRELGIDLEKVNVNGGAIALGHPLGATGTILTLKLIHELKRQGKKYGVVTMCIGGGMGAAGVFEIL